Proteins encoded together in one Chryseobacterium taklimakanense window:
- a CDS encoding TerC/Alx family metal homeostasis membrane protein, with protein MNSEILFLGAFLVFIVIILAIDLNLGKKSGGVVSMKKAGLMSFAVVTLAMGFYFILITYGHLLHGIDSIEKLQTVITKHRHPVKIIPNDLEHSIALYNQNLGLEYLTGYIVEYALSVDNIFVIILIFTAFGVVEKNYHRVLFWGILGAIIMRFIFIFVGAALIAKFSWIMYVFGGFLVITGVKMFLQKDNDEKIDTQNHPVVKFANRYFKVHNHFVGQKFWVTIDGVKKMTPLFLVLLIIEATDLIFAVDSIPAIFSVTKDPYIVFFSNIFAIIGLRSMFFLLAGIIDKFRFLKTGLAFLLTFIGLKMIFHHQLEGWGFETSHSLLIIVGILAASIVASLLFPEQKKERKLKFDEEAEEQHRR; from the coding sequence ATGAACAGCGAAATTTTATTCTTAGGCGCTTTCTTGGTTTTTATTGTTATAATATTGGCCATAGACCTTAATCTTGGTAAAAAATCCGGAGGTGTGGTATCCATGAAAAAAGCAGGACTTATGAGTTTTGCGGTAGTTACTCTGGCGATGGGTTTCTATTTTATTTTGATTACCTACGGTCACCTACTCCACGGCATCGACAGCATTGAAAAACTTCAAACCGTCATTACGAAACACCGCCATCCGGTAAAAATTATCCCTAACGACCTGGAGCATTCTATTGCCCTGTATAATCAGAATCTGGGATTGGAGTATCTGACGGGTTATATTGTGGAATATGCCCTTTCTGTGGATAACATCTTTGTAATAATCCTGATATTTACCGCTTTTGGGGTTGTGGAAAAGAATTATCACCGCGTACTGTTCTGGGGTATCCTGGGCGCGATCATCATGCGTTTTATCTTCATCTTTGTGGGTGCAGCACTGATCGCCAAGTTCAGCTGGATTATGTATGTTTTCGGTGGCTTTCTGGTGATCACCGGCGTTAAGATGTTTCTTCAGAAGGATAATGACGAAAAAATCGATACCCAAAACCATCCTGTCGTAAAATTTGCGAACCGCTATTTTAAGGTTCATAACCACTTTGTAGGACAGAAATTCTGGGTAACCATCGACGGCGTAAAAAAAATGACGCCACTTTTCCTCGTTCTCCTGATCATCGAAGCGACGGATTTGATATTTGCAGTAGACAGTATCCCCGCGATATTTTCAGTGACAAAAGACCCATATATTGTGTTTTTCTCCAATATTTTTGCAATCATTGGTCTGCGTTCGATGTTCTTCTTATTGGCGGGAATTATCGATAAATTCAGATTCCTGAAAACCGGCTTAGCATTTCTTTTAACCTTTATCGGTTTAAAGATGATCTTCCACCACCAGCTTGAAGGCTGGGGCTTCGAAACTTCACATTCACTTCTGATTATTGTGGGAATCCTCGCAGCAAGTATTGTGGCATCTCTGCTGTTCCCTGAACAGAAAAAAGAAAGAAAACTTAAATTTGACGAAGAAGCTGAAGAGCAGCACCGCAGATAA
- the menA gene encoding 1,4-dihydroxy-2-naphthoate octaprenyltransferase: MKDWIHAARLRTLPLSMSGIIVGSFIAKWRLEKEGGAWDWTVFALAMLVTLLYQVLSNFANDYGDGVKGTDKLRVNEAEQRAVASGKITANQMKNAVILFSLLSLAATVALLYQAFFKYGLMNEFYIFVGLGIACILAAIGYTVGKKPYGYLGLGDIMVFIFFGLVSVGGSYFLFTKTFHWDILLPATAIGMMSTAVLNLNNMRDIESDRLSGKKTFALRLGYRNAMIYEMILLQLPIILILVFLMMNGLHEEGKYYAFIVMVMLFPAAALRRKILQTKEPHLLDPFLKQIGIITMMMAILLAVGLNYFK; the protein is encoded by the coding sequence ATGAAAGATTGGATACACGCCGCACGGTTACGCACGCTGCCGCTTTCTATGAGCGGGATTATCGTAGGCTCCTTCATTGCAAAATGGCGCTTGGAAAAAGAAGGCGGAGCGTGGGACTGGACGGTTTTTGCATTGGCAATGCTCGTAACTTTGCTCTATCAGGTGCTTTCTAACTTTGCCAATGATTATGGCGACGGCGTAAAAGGTACGGACAAATTAAGAGTCAACGAAGCGGAACAGCGCGCCGTAGCCTCCGGAAAAATTACGGCTAACCAAATGAAAAATGCGGTAATTTTATTCTCGCTTTTATCGCTGGCAGCAACGGTAGCACTCCTTTATCAGGCGTTTTTTAAATACGGTTTGATGAATGAATTTTATATTTTCGTGGGGCTCGGAATAGCCTGTATTTTGGCGGCGATTGGTTATACAGTCGGTAAAAAACCCTATGGTTACCTCGGCTTAGGAGATATTATGGTTTTTATCTTCTTTGGACTGGTTTCCGTTGGCGGAAGTTATTTCCTTTTCACCAAAACTTTTCACTGGGATATTTTGCTGCCGGCAACGGCCATTGGAATGATGAGTACCGCAGTGCTGAACCTGAACAATATGCGTGATATTGAAAGCGACCGTCTATCAGGAAAGAAAACTTTTGCCTTAAGGTTAGGTTACCGCAACGCGATGATCTATGAAATGATCCTGCTGCAGCTGCCAATAATTCTCATTTTAGTTTTCTTAATGATGAATGGGCTGCACGAGGAAGGAAAGTATTATGCTTTTATCGTGATGGTGATGCTTTTTCCTGCAGCGGCATTAAGACGAAAAATTCTGCAGACTAAAGAACCGCATCTTTTGGATCCTTTTTTAAAACAAATCGGGATTATTACGATGATGATGGCAATATTACTGGCGGTGGGGTTGAATTATTTTAAGTAA
- a CDS encoding helix-turn-helix domain-containing protein, with the protein MNLNERISKIIEYSELSSSEFADAVDVQRSSVSHITSGRNKPSLDFLIKVKEQFPELEWDWLIKGDGEMLKKPEEAHTPEAVPEKTKPTSLPDLFSLIDDDNFGFTEKEDRVMKTSFEEKNETPRESAKATERHVQDILNDSPPLEKNTAQKNPQAFETQGNKIKRIVLFYDNGKFESFDP; encoded by the coding sequence ATGAATTTAAATGAAAGAATTTCGAAAATCATTGAATATTCTGAGCTATCCTCATCTGAATTTGCAGATGCGGTCGATGTGCAGCGTTCTTCTGTTTCACACATCACATCCGGCAGAAATAAACCTTCCCTTGATTTCCTGATTAAGGTTAAGGAACAATTTCCGGAGCTTGAGTGGGACTGGCTCATCAAAGGTGACGGAGAAATGCTGAAAAAACCTGAAGAGGCACACACACCGGAAGCAGTGCCCGAAAAGACCAAGCCCACTTCCCTGCCCGACCTCTTTTCGCTGATTGACGATGATAATTTTGGTTTTACGGAAAAAGAAGACCGCGTTATGAAAACTTCTTTTGAAGAAAAAAATGAAACGCCCCGAGAATCTGCTAAAGCGACGGAGCGTCATGTGCAGGATATTTTAAACGATTCTCCGCCATTAGAGAAAAATACTGCACAAAAAAATCCCCAAGCTTTTGAAACCCAGGGAAATAAAATCAAAAGGATTGTCCTTTTTTATGACAACGGGAAATTTGAAAGTTTTGACCCTTAA
- a CDS encoding DUF4920 domain-containing protein, whose product MKKLLFLLLLGTATVSFAQNAEKKGPPPGKALVGDTYGAKVSAKAKAISTKDLQEKVKKNGKAENVVVKATVTEVCPNKGCWLTLQTDNNERFFVKMKDYAFFVPTALKGKNIILEGTAEEKTLSVEEAKHYAEDAKKTQAEIDAITEPQKEIRFMASGIRVVK is encoded by the coding sequence ATGAAAAAATTACTATTCTTACTGCTCCTTGGCACTGCCACTGTTTCATTTGCTCAGAATGCCGAAAAGAAAGGCCCGCCACCTGGGAAAGCGCTTGTTGGAGATACTTACGGTGCAAAAGTGAGTGCAAAGGCTAAGGCAATTTCTACAAAAGATTTACAGGAGAAGGTGAAGAAAAACGGAAAAGCCGAGAACGTAGTCGTGAAAGCAACAGTTACAGAGGTTTGTCCGAATAAAGGTTGCTGGCTTACTCTGCAAACTGATAATAATGAAAGGTTTTTCGTAAAAATGAAAGATTATGCCTTCTTTGTGCCAACCGCGCTGAAGGGGAAAAACATAATTCTGGAAGGCACGGCTGAAGAAAAGACACTTTCGGTAGAAGAAGCTAAGCATTATGCCGAAGATGCTAAGAAAACACAAGCTGAGATTGATGCGATTACAGAGCCGCAAAAGGAAATCAGATTTATGGCGAGCGGAATTAGGGTTGTAAAGTAA
- a CDS encoding APC family permease codes for MDKKLKLWDATMLVMGSMIGSGIFIVSSDMMRNLGSGYWLIAVWIITGILTVAGAISYGELSSVFPKAGGQYTYINEIFGKMAGFLYGWGLFTVIQTGTIAAVAMAFGKFTAYLVPWLNNSDPIFQSGSFRITWVQILAIVIIMLLTYINTRGVKGGKLLQNLFTVSKILALLGLIAFGFILVKDSHWAENLSFGWKAFQDFGKEVGNDLVPAGWKEIGGITLLGGIAAAMVGSVFSSVAWENVTFMSGEIENPKKNVVKSMVFGTVAVMSLYLLVNLVYLNALDRDGIAFADKNRPAVAASEMIFGNFGTVIMAVLVMISTFGCINGLVLAGARVYQTMAKDGLFFKAAIGNNRHGVPGKSLWMQGIWASVLALSGQYGDLLDMISFVIVLFYMITVFGVIWLRIKKPDLERPYKTWLYPVTPLLYLLIGTAFCVLLIIYKPQYTWPGFLLILIGVPVYFFINRKDKEQGV; via the coding sequence ATGGACAAAAAACTCAAGCTTTGGGACGCTACGATGCTCGTAATGGGCTCTATGATCGGCAGCGGGATTTTCATCGTAAGTTCCGATATGATGCGTAATCTCGGCTCCGGCTATTGGCTGATCGCCGTTTGGATCATCACTGGAATCCTTACTGTGGCAGGTGCCATTTCGTACGGAGAACTCTCTTCGGTTTTCCCAAAAGCCGGCGGACAGTACACTTACATCAACGAAATTTTTGGGAAAATGGCGGGTTTTCTTTACGGTTGGGGACTTTTCACCGTCATACAGACGGGAACCATTGCGGCCGTGGCTATGGCTTTCGGGAAATTTACCGCTTACCTTGTTCCCTGGCTCAATAATTCAGATCCTATTTTCCAGAGTGGAAGTTTCCGCATTACCTGGGTACAGATTTTGGCGATTGTCATCATTATGCTGCTCACCTACATCAATACCCGCGGCGTAAAAGGCGGTAAACTTCTGCAGAATCTTTTTACGGTTTCCAAGATTTTGGCGCTTCTCGGGCTCATCGCTTTCGGATTTATTTTGGTTAAAGATTCTCACTGGGCAGAAAATTTAAGTTTTGGCTGGAAAGCGTTTCAGGATTTCGGTAAGGAAGTGGGGAATGATTTGGTTCCTGCAGGCTGGAAAGAAATTGGCGGGATAACTTTACTCGGCGGGATTGCGGCTGCCATGGTAGGTTCGGTTTTCAGTTCCGTGGCTTGGGAAAACGTAACTTTTATGTCCGGCGAAATTGAAAATCCAAAGAAAAACGTCGTGAAATCAATGGTCTTTGGTACTGTAGCCGTAATGTCCCTCTATCTTTTAGTGAATCTCGTTTACCTCAATGCTCTTGATCGCGACGGGATAGCTTTTGCTGATAAAAACCGCCCGGCTGTTGCAGCTTCGGAGATGATTTTTGGAAATTTCGGTACGGTGATTATGGCGGTTTTGGTTATGATTTCTACTTTTGGCTGCATCAACGGACTGGTTCTCGCCGGCGCCAGGGTTTATCAGACAATGGCAAAAGACGGCCTTTTTTTCAAGGCAGCGATCGGTAACAACCGCCACGGCGTGCCCGGGAAATCTCTCTGGATGCAGGGTATCTGGGCTTCTGTCCTGGCACTTTCCGGGCAGTATGGCGATTTGCTGGATATGATTTCATTCGTTATCGTCCTTTTTTATATGATCACGGTTTTCGGCGTGATCTGGCTCAGGATCAAGAAACCAGACCTCGAAAGGCCTTACAAAACCTGGCTCTATCCCGTGACACCGCTTCTGTATTTACTGATCGGCACCGCATTTTGTGTGCTGCTTATTATTTACAAACCACAATATACGTGGCCGGGTTTCCTCCTGATTCTCATTGGTGTACCGGTATATTTCTTCATCAACCGGAAAGATAAGGAGCAGGGCGTCTAG
- a CDS encoding metal-dependent hydrolase — protein sequence MKIKFLGQNCFLFTYSGKNILSDPFYNFQKEKSGFDITAQKIDYVLITHAHGDHTADVKEVLEHHPEATVIGQPEICGYFNHPNSIDINFGGSAKFDDLKISMVPASHTSSFPDGTYGGQPAGYMFRFEGKNVYFAGDTGVMADMAYFPQLFGEITAAILPVGSHYTMCPRKASFAASELLKTKRVIGCHFDTFPAIKIDHEEAHALFNEKNIEFSLPQLGEEFEF from the coding sequence ATGAAAATAAAATTTCTCGGACAGAACTGTTTTCTGTTCACCTACAGCGGAAAAAATATATTGAGTGATCCTTTCTATAACTTTCAGAAGGAAAAATCCGGGTTTGATATTACGGCCCAAAAGATAGACTATGTCCTGATTACTCACGCTCACGGCGATCATACGGCGGATGTAAAAGAAGTTTTAGAACATCATCCGGAGGCAACAGTAATCGGGCAACCGGAAATTTGCGGTTATTTCAACCATCCAAATTCCATTGATATTAATTTCGGGGGTTCTGCAAAATTTGATGACCTTAAAATTTCAATGGTTCCGGCCTCACATACTTCCAGTTTTCCTGATGGAACTTACGGTGGGCAGCCTGCAGGCTATATGTTCAGATTTGAGGGAAAAAATGTTTATTTCGCCGGCGATACCGGTGTAATGGCAGATATGGCGTACTTTCCGCAACTCTTTGGTGAAATTACCGCGGCGATTCTTCCGGTTGGTTCACATTACACGATGTGCCCCAGGAAAGCCAGTTTTGCGGCTTCAGAACTGCTGAAAACAAAAAGAGTAATCGGCTGCCATTTTGATACTTTTCCGGCGATTAAGATAGATCATGAGGAAGCTCATGCTTTATTTAACGAAAAAAATATTGAGTTTTCATTACCGCAATTGGGAGAGGAGTTTGAATTCTAA
- a CDS encoding M14 family zinc carboxypeptidase: MAIENFYRQNPNFPHRYISSQNLKKFLQENLSGYISEIGTSYLGKPIYMMSMGKGETKVLAWSQMHGNESNATHAMLDLLEIFKHSPELKEEIFSKITLDFIFMLNPDGSDKWTRRNALDIDMNRDYLKLSSKEFPFLKNIAEKGKYHYALNLHEQRTIFTTDGLHPATLSFLAPAENFEREVTETRKKAMAVISAIYGQMKDLIPNQIARYNDEFYPTSTGDNFTKMGLPTVLFEGGHFPDDYQRNGTRKYYTIALFYGLKAVSELKGSTQKFENYFTIPENQETHYDIIYRNVKLNTDFECILDVAVQYREIYHEGDEDISFVPMVMEVGDCGKKKGWKEIDCTGKYFKSARKYPKLDAEVDFEILDSPEN; this comes from the coding sequence ATGGCAATCGAGAACTTCTACCGTCAAAACCCTAATTTTCCACACCGCTATATTTCGTCCCAAAACCTTAAAAAATTTCTGCAGGAGAATCTCAGCGGTTATATTTCAGAAATTGGTACCTCTTATTTGGGAAAACCAATTTATATGATGTCGATGGGCAAGGGCGAAACCAAAGTTTTGGCTTGGTCTCAGATGCATGGAAATGAGAGTAATGCTACCCACGCGATGCTTGACCTTTTGGAAATTTTCAAGCACAGTCCAGAATTGAAAGAGGAAATTTTCTCAAAAATTACGCTCGATTTTATCTTTATGCTGAATCCGGACGGATCTGATAAATGGACGCGGAGAAACGCTCTCGATATTGATATGAACCGCGATTATCTGAAACTCTCGAGTAAAGAATTCCCATTTCTGAAAAACATTGCCGAAAAAGGAAAATATCATTATGCGCTGAACCTCCATGAACAGCGAACCATTTTTACCACTGACGGTCTGCATCCGGCAACGTTGTCATTCCTGGCTCCTGCGGAAAATTTTGAGAGGGAGGTCACAGAAACGCGCAAGAAAGCCATGGCCGTAATCTCTGCGATTTACGGACAGATGAAGGATTTGATTCCGAACCAGATCGCGCGATACAACGACGAATTTTATCCGACTTCCACAGGAGATAATTTCACAAAAATGGGCCTGCCTACGGTTTTATTCGAAGGCGGTCATTTCCCGGATGATTACCAAAGAAACGGAACGCGAAAGTATTATACGATTGCCTTATTTTATGGTTTGAAAGCGGTTTCTGAATTAAAGGGAAGCACTCAGAAATTTGAAAATTATTTTACGATTCCTGAAAATCAGGAAACGCATTATGACATCATTTACCGAAATGTAAAGCTGAATACAGATTTTGAATGTATTCTGGATGTGGCGGTGCAGTACAGGGAGATTTATCATGAGGGTGACGAGGATATTTCTTTTGTCCCCATGGTGATGGAAGTGGGTGACTGTGGAAAAAAGAAAGGCTGGAAAGAAATAGACTGCACCGGAAAATACTTTAAATCGGCACGCAAGTACCCGAAATTGGATGCGGAAGTGGATTTTGAGATACTGGATTCACCCGAAAATTAA
- a CDS encoding HNH endonuclease, with product MTKEIWVEHPTDTEGTSFTKFEISNFGRLKIYNHLSPNGRITKGTLVRGVPSYIYKIYRSAPERDQQKLDEAVEKYQEARRMVAKFRYQPLKLAQYKKERDQLKEKKKKLTQKVAKKREHSVVLIIHRLVAEYFLEKPAEKDKIFVIHKDFDKKNNHVDNLAWASQDEISARHSQQPKLLLHKFKRQLYNIPQPPRNMKLSENDVLYIKKRLKKDDKIEKLAQRFGVAHSTIKNIRDGKTWKNVKLVEDLLDEREK from the coding sequence ATGACGAAAGAGATTTGGGTTGAACATCCAACAGATACTGAAGGTACAAGTTTTACGAAGTTTGAAATTTCCAATTTTGGAAGGCTAAAAATATACAATCACCTTTCACCAAACGGAAGAATTACCAAAGGTACACTTGTAAGAGGTGTTCCTTCCTACATCTACAAAATTTACAGGTCTGCACCGGAACGGGACCAGCAAAAACTGGATGAGGCTGTGGAAAAATATCAGGAAGCCCGCAGAATGGTTGCAAAATTCCGCTACCAGCCGCTGAAGCTGGCCCAATACAAAAAAGAACGCGACCAGCTGAAGGAAAAGAAAAAGAAACTTACCCAAAAAGTAGCGAAAAAGAGAGAACACTCTGTTGTGCTGATCATTCACCGCCTGGTTGCCGAATACTTCTTGGAAAAGCCTGCTGAGAAAGACAAAATTTTTGTTATTCATAAAGATTTCGACAAAAAAAATAACCATGTGGATAACCTCGCCTGGGCAAGCCAGGACGAAATAAGTGCGCGGCATTCGCAACAGCCGAAACTGCTGCTGCATAAATTCAAAAGGCAACTCTACAATATTCCGCAACCTCCGCGAAATATGAAGCTCTCGGAAAATGATGTGCTTTATATCAAAAAAAGACTAAAAAAGGACGATAAAATAGAAAAACTGGCACAGCGGTTTGGTGTTGCCCACAGTACCATAAAAAACATCCGGGACGGTAAAACCTGGAAAAATGTAAAACTCGTTGAAGACCTGCTGGATGAAAGAGAGAAATAA
- a CDS encoding glycosyltransferase family 2 protein — translation MNQPNLSIVIPLLNEEESLEELFSRIDSVCRTNNLSYEIWFVDDGSTDLSWTIIENLKISHPQIHGIKFSRNYGKSQALHAAFERAKGDVVITMDADLQDFPEEIPELYSMVKNENYDIVSGWKKKRFDNVMTKNLPSKLFNAAASKVSGVSLHDFNCGLKAYKHQVVKSIDVYGDMHRYIPVLAANAGFRRITEKPVQHQARPYGTSKFGTERFVRGFLDLVTLWFVSRFGGRPMHFFGAVGTLMFIVGFLSALWLGISKLIDVSRGIYGNLIAENPWFFIALTMMILGTLLFIGGFLGELIIRTNREHKNYHIEEVI, via the coding sequence TTGAATCAGCCTAATTTATCTATAGTAATTCCGCTTCTGAACGAAGAAGAAAGCCTTGAAGAACTTTTTTCCCGTATCGACAGCGTTTGCAGAACCAATAATCTGTCCTACGAAATATGGTTTGTTGACGACGGCAGCACCGATTTATCGTGGACCATCATTGAAAATCTAAAAATAAGCCATCCGCAGATTCATGGGATTAAATTTTCCAGGAATTATGGTAAATCACAGGCGCTTCATGCCGCTTTCGAGAGGGCGAAAGGTGATGTTGTGATTACCATGGATGCTGACTTACAGGATTTTCCTGAGGAAATTCCTGAACTGTATTCGATGGTAAAAAATGAAAATTACGACATCGTCTCCGGCTGGAAAAAGAAGCGCTTCGACAATGTGATGACGAAAAATCTTCCGTCAAAGCTGTTCAATGCTGCTGCCAGCAAGGTTTCCGGTGTATCGCTACACGATTTCAACTGCGGCCTGAAAGCCTACAAACACCAGGTGGTAAAATCTATTGACGTTTATGGCGACATGCACCGCTACATCCCTGTTTTGGCAGCCAATGCCGGTTTCAGAAGAATTACTGAGAAACCTGTTCAGCACCAGGCCAGGCCGTACGGAACTTCAAAATTTGGTACGGAAAGATTTGTACGCGGATTTTTGGATTTGGTGACCTTATGGTTTGTGAGCCGTTTTGGCGGCCGGCCCATGCATTTTTTTGGTGCGGTGGGAACACTGATGTTCATCGTCGGATTTCTGTCGGCTCTTTGGTTGGGAATTTCCAAGCTCATCGACGTTTCCAGAGGGATTTATGGAAATTTAATCGCAGAAAATCCGTGGTTTTTTATCGCTTTGACGATGATGATTTTAGGAACTTTACTGTTTATCGGGGGTTTTCTGGGAGAACTGATTATCAGAACGAACCGCGAGCACAAGAATTACCATATTGAAGAAGTGATTTAA
- a CDS encoding GIN domain-containing protein codes for MKRILLVLWINLIVISCGKVTPKGNIESKDIQVEDFSNLNLQGKFKVFFVNSPKNFVNVETYENVAKNLKINVSDKTLNIVEKRETQGVDFYNITVYSKYNPEKISVSDSVELNISGDIKTDNFKLNLKNNAKFIGALNSRRAAVEMQNTSRANFTGKTKDALIKIGDTAHIIAPYWVITNLDLQAKNGSYTEVDVKDTLKGNLQNTSKLLFYNDPVRRFKADKTAKIENKELD; via the coding sequence ATGAAACGAATTCTTCTCGTTCTTTGGATAAACCTAATTGTCATTTCCTGCGGAAAAGTCACTCCCAAAGGCAATATTGAAAGCAAAGACATTCAGGTTGAAGATTTCAGTAACTTGAACCTTCAGGGTAAATTTAAAGTATTTTTTGTCAACAGTCCCAAGAATTTCGTGAATGTTGAAACTTACGAAAATGTAGCAAAAAATCTTAAGATCAATGTTTCTGACAAAACTTTAAATATTGTTGAAAAGCGTGAGACACAAGGTGTGGATTTCTATAATATCACCGTTTATTCCAAATACAATCCTGAAAAAATTTCAGTTTCCGACAGCGTCGAACTCAATATCTCAGGGGATATAAAGACCGATAATTTTAAACTGAATTTAAAAAATAACGCTAAATTTATAGGAGCTTTAAACTCAAGACGGGCAGCAGTGGAAATGCAGAATACCAGCCGTGCAAATTTTACCGGAAAAACCAAAGATGCCCTGATTAAAATTGGAGATACAGCCCATATCATCGCACCTTACTGGGTAATTACAAATCTGGATCTGCAGGCGAAAAACGGCAGTTATACTGAGGTTGATGTGAAAGACACTCTGAAAGGAAACCTTCAGAATACTTCTAAACTGTTGTTTTATAATGATCCGGTCAGGCGCTTTAAAGCGGATAAAACTGCTAAGATTGAAAACAAAGAATTAGATTAA
- a CDS encoding DUF4199 family protein, with translation MFRNVYAVGFMIFIAIMAAFFITNIFFRDVNYYRTSMTLNAFLLPFIFAVGAFLSVTAYSRWKKALSFKEAYGRAFIPMFIGGLLSIATIFLYITYVDKDTKDLLNHQYIESFRTSLEDEYQKSTKVFKPGSEEMKDVEKKYAEGKIRLAEKEKKNEDMFSGKYFLYVFAGYCAYFLILSLFFGSFFRTRSYQ, from the coding sequence ATGTTCAGAAATGTTTATGCAGTTGGTTTCATGATATTTATCGCGATTATGGCCGCGTTTTTTATCACCAATATTTTTTTCAGGGATGTGAATTATTACCGTACTTCGATGACGCTGAATGCGTTTTTGCTGCCGTTTATCTTCGCAGTTGGCGCATTTCTTTCGGTGACAGCTTACAGCAGGTGGAAGAAAGCTCTGAGTTTTAAGGAAGCGTACGGTCGCGCCTTCATCCCGATGTTTATTGGTGGGCTGCTTTCAATCGCGACTATTTTTCTTTATATCACTTATGTGGATAAAGACACAAAAGACCTTTTGAATCACCAGTATATCGAAAGTTTCAGAACGTCTCTTGAAGATGAGTATCAAAAATCGACCAAAGTTTTTAAACCTGGAAGCGAGGAGATGAAAGATGTGGAGAAAAAATATGCCGAAGGTAAGATCCGACTGGCTGAGAAGGAAAAGAAAAATGAAGATATGTTTTCAGGTAAGTATTTTCTGTATGTTTTTGCCGGATATTGCGCCTATTTCCTGATTTTATCTTTATTTTTTGGAAGTTTTTTCAGGACGAGAAGTTATCAGTAG
- a CDS encoding putative signal transducing protein, translating into MQTLLKTIYLYEVQIAQTKLESRGIHSYIKNEFVNNVAVMPVAENYILVVDEKDYSEALEILQEKEDLDEEIPE; encoded by the coding sequence ATGCAAACGCTCCTGAAAACCATATACCTTTACGAAGTGCAGATCGCGCAGACCAAACTCGAATCCCGCGGCATTCATTCCTACATTAAAAATGAGTTTGTGAACAATGTCGCCGTAATGCCCGTTGCCGAGAACTATATCCTTGTTGTAGATGAAAAGGATTACAGTGAAGCCCTGGAAATTCTGCAGGAGAAAGAAGATTTGGATGAGGAAATTCCTGAATAA
- a CDS encoding 1,4-dihydroxy-2-naphthoyl-CoA synthase — MADWKIAKEYEDITYKKCSGVARIAFNRPEVRNAFRPKTTSELYDAFYDAYEDSSIGVVLLTGEGPSPKDGGHAFCSGGDQKARGHQGYVGEDGRHRLNILEVQRLIRFMPKAVIAVVNGWAVGGGHSLHVVCDLTLASKEHAIFKQTDADVTSFDGGYGSAYLAKMVGQKKAREIFFLGRNYSAQEAFEMGMVNAVVPHAELEDTAYQWAQEILAKSPTSIRMLKFAMNLTDDGMVGQQVFAGEATRLAYMTEEAKEGRNAFLEKRKPDFGENQWIS; from the coding sequence ATGGCTGACTGGAAAATTGCTAAAGAATACGAAGATATCACCTATAAAAAATGCAGTGGCGTCGCAAGAATAGCCTTCAACCGCCCGGAAGTGAGAAACGCTTTCCGCCCAAAAACAACCTCAGAACTTTACGACGCTTTTTACGATGCCTATGAAGATTCGTCCATCGGCGTTGTACTTTTAACAGGGGAAGGCCCAAGCCCGAAAGACGGTGGACACGCATTTTGCAGCGGCGGAGACCAGAAGGCACGCGGACATCAGGGCTATGTAGGCGAGGATGGCCGTCACCGCTTAAATATTCTGGAGGTTCAGCGGTTAATCCGTTTTATGCCAAAAGCAGTTATTGCCGTAGTAAACGGTTGGGCCGTAGGCGGAGGACATTCACTCCACGTAGTTTGCGACCTTACTTTAGCCAGTAAAGAACACGCAATTTTTAAACAAACCGATGCGGATGTGACGAGTTTCGATGGAGGATATGGTTCTGCATATTTGGCAAAAATGGTCGGACAGAAAAAAGCGCGTGAGATTTTCTTTCTCGGAAGAAATTATTCTGCGCAGGAAGCCTTTGAAATGGGCATGGTGAATGCGGTAGTTCCACACGCCGAACTGGAAGATACTGCTTATCAGTGGGCACAGGAAATTTTGGCGAAATCACCAACTTCCATCCGTATGCTGAAATTCGCAATGAATTTAACGGACGACGGAATGGTTGGGCAGCAGGTTTTCGCTGGCGAAGCAACCAGATTGGCATACATGACTGAAGAAGCCAAAGAAGGCCGTAATGCTTTCCTGGAAAAAAGAAAGCCGGACTTCGGCGAAAATCAGTGGATTTCTTAA